One window from the genome of Echinicola vietnamensis DSM 17526 encodes:
- the scpB gene encoding SMC-Scp complex subunit ScpB: protein MEFLHRHIEALIFCSPSPLGVDEIRKCLSEMFESDVPKEHVEEAIGELQEKYLQDDFSFALEHLGNGYQFLTKPAYQTSISILLKQQSTKRLSTAQMETLSIIAYKQPVTKTEIEQIRGVNCDYSVQKLLEKELVTIKGKSDSIGRPLLYGTSDKFMEYFGINSIKDLPQPKDFSQDENQIGKEQE from the coding sequence GTGGAATTTCTACACAGACATATTGAAGCTTTAATATTCTGTTCACCATCTCCGCTGGGCGTGGACGAAATCCGTAAATGCCTTTCGGAGATGTTTGAATCAGACGTCCCCAAAGAACATGTTGAGGAAGCTATCGGCGAGCTGCAGGAAAAATACCTGCAGGATGATTTTTCTTTTGCCTTGGAGCACCTGGGAAATGGCTATCAATTCCTGACCAAACCCGCCTATCAAACCAGCATTTCGATCCTTTTAAAACAGCAATCCACCAAAAGGCTGTCCACTGCTCAAATGGAAACCCTTTCCATCATTGCCTACAAACAACCTGTCACCAAAACGGAAATTGAGCAAATCCGGGGGGTCAACTGTGATTATTCGGTCCAAAAGCTCCTGGAGAAAGAACTGGTGACCATCAAGGGCAAATCCGACAGCATCGGAAGACCGCTTCTTTATGGCACAAGTGACAAGTTCATGGAGTATTTTGGCATCAACAGCATCAAAGACCTCCCCCAACCAAAGGATTTCAGCCAAGACGAAAACCAAATCGGAAAGGAACAGGAATAA
- a CDS encoding pseudouridine synthase: MKKHNRNNRDGKRQTGGSSSRPQKSSNFRSQGKPRRTDNRFGNADNDRGKNTNPDFSPLKKYRKETSSPQQNDKENDTSYKTVYKGRGKDQKPVFGNERVSDPNTRFKSGKFKQNRFIKNNRFEQEEKPEYNLKKVKPQLAKPTSSEIRLNKYIANAGICSRRDADKLIEKGEVKVNGEVITELGYRVLLTDKVVYKGKLINPEKPVYVLLNKPKDFITTTDDPMNRKTVMHLVSSACEERIFPVGRLDRNTTGLLLFTNDGELAAKLSHPAEKVRKIYQVTLDSPITKTHFEEIAEGLTLEDGLVNVDDIQILSKDRTILGLEIHVGKNRIVRRIFAHLGYEVVALDRVTYAGLTKKDLSRGKWRFLTEKEVINLKFMKK; the protein is encoded by the coding sequence ATGAAAAAGCACAATAGGAACAATCGCGACGGTAAGCGCCAAACAGGAGGATCCTCTTCCCGTCCCCAAAAGTCTTCAAACTTCCGTTCTCAAGGCAAACCGAGAAGGACTGATAATAGATTTGGAAATGCCGACAATGACAGGGGGAAAAATACCAATCCTGATTTTTCACCTTTAAAGAAATACCGAAAAGAAACGTCTTCCCCTCAACAAAACGACAAGGAAAACGATACATCATACAAGACCGTTTACAAGGGCCGGGGCAAAGATCAAAAGCCTGTCTTTGGAAACGAAAGGGTCAGCGATCCCAACACTCGCTTCAAGAGCGGCAAATTCAAACAAAACCGTTTTATCAAAAACAACCGTTTTGAACAAGAAGAAAAGCCAGAGTATAATCTGAAAAAGGTCAAGCCGCAGCTTGCCAAGCCCACTAGTAGCGAGATCAGACTAAACAAATACATCGCCAATGCTGGCATCTGTTCTCGAAGAGACGCTGACAAGCTAATCGAAAAGGGTGAAGTCAAAGTAAATGGTGAAGTCATCACGGAACTTGGCTACAGAGTACTCCTCACGGATAAGGTCGTCTATAAAGGAAAACTTATCAATCCCGAAAAGCCGGTTTATGTTCTCCTAAACAAACCCAAGGATTTCATCACCACCACCGACGACCCGATGAACCGTAAAACGGTCATGCACTTGGTTTCTTCGGCATGTGAGGAAAGAATCTTTCCTGTGGGAAGGCTCGACAGGAACACCACTGGGCTCTTGTTGTTCACCAATGATGGCGAATTGGCGGCGAAACTTTCCCATCCAGCGGAAAAAGTAAGGAAGATCTACCAAGTAACACTGGACAGTCCCATTACCAAAACCCATTTTGAGGAAATCGCCGAAGGCCTTACCTTGGAAGACGGCCTGGTCAATGTGGACGATATTCAAATCCTCTCGAAGGACCGAACCATTTTAGGACTGGAGATTCATGTCGGCAAAAACAGGATCGTCAGAAGGATTTTCGCTCATTTAGGCTATGAAGTTGTCGCATTGGACAGGGTGACCTATGCCGGCCTAACCAAAAAAGACCTTTCCAGGGGAAAATGGAGGTTCCTGACCGAAAAAGAGGTCATCAACCTGAAATTCATGAAAAAATAA
- a CDS encoding DUF427 domain-containing protein codes for MRAIWNDQVIADSDMTIMIENNHYFPPASIKKAFLTPSETTSSCPWKGEASYFDICVNGEINKDAAWHYYQPKEAAVKIKGYFAFWKGVKIMR; via the coding sequence ATGAGAGCCATCTGGAACGACCAAGTGATTGCCGACTCTGACATGACGATTATGATCGAAAACAATCACTATTTCCCCCCTGCCTCCATCAAAAAAGCATTCTTAACACCCTCAGAAACCACCTCATCCTGCCCTTGGAAAGGAGAAGCAAGTTACTTTGACATCTGTGTCAATGGAGAAATTAACAAAGACGCTGCTTGGCACTATTACCAACCCAAAGAAGCTGCCGTAAAAATCAAGGGGTATTTTGCCTTTTGGAAAGGCGTTAAGATCATGAGATAA
- a CDS encoding mercuric reductase, whose amino-acid sequence MENYDAIVLGAGQSGMPLAKKISKLGLSVALIEKRVIGGTCINDGCSPTKTMVSSARVAHIVSRAADFGTILPHYRIDQRIVKKRKDHIVELFRGGAEKSLRKNESIDILMGSAAFKDSRTIQITSDTGEISFISGTKIFINTGSEPRIPEIEGLADTPYLTSTTIMELEETPEHLLIMGGGYIGLEFAQMFSRFGSKVTIIDRAERLVHKEDEDVCKEISQIFSEEGIDTLFNAEVRKVSYQDGFKLTTETPKGLLDIKGSHLLVATGRIPSSAHLGLENTRVKLTDKGFIQTDDFLQTSEKHIYALGDVAGSAPFTHIAYHDAHIAFQHAFKENAVSKHERLVPYCVFIDPQLGRIGLNEQEAQAKGIPYKTGKFLMKHAGRTLEVDETRGFFKVQVDPESKKILGATILSLDGGEILATLQMAMVGGVTYDTIATLPIAHPTLAESLNNLMGQIE is encoded by the coding sequence ATGGAAAACTATGACGCTATCGTTTTGGGAGCAGGCCAATCAGGAATGCCCTTAGCAAAGAAAATCAGCAAATTGGGCCTGTCGGTCGCATTGATTGAGAAAAGGGTCATTGGCGGCACCTGCATCAATGACGGATGTTCCCCCACCAAGACCATGGTCAGCTCGGCACGTGTCGCGCACATCGTCTCCAGAGCTGCCGATTTCGGGACCATCCTTCCCCACTACCGCATTGATCAACGTATCGTCAAAAAAAGGAAAGATCATATCGTAGAATTGTTCAGGGGTGGGGCTGAAAAAAGCCTTCGTAAAAATGAAAGCATCGACATCCTTATGGGATCGGCGGCATTTAAGGACAGCCGCACCATCCAAATCACCTCGGACACCGGGGAGATTTCTTTCATAAGCGGTACTAAAATATTTATCAACACTGGATCTGAACCCCGAATCCCTGAAATCGAAGGACTTGCCGACACTCCATATCTTACCAGCACCACGATCATGGAGCTGGAAGAGACGCCCGAACATCTCTTGATCATGGGAGGGGGCTATATCGGACTGGAATTTGCCCAGATGTTCAGCAGGTTTGGCAGCAAAGTCACCATCATCGACCGAGCAGAAAGACTCGTCCACAAAGAAGACGAAGATGTCTGTAAAGAAATCTCTCAAATCTTTTCGGAAGAGGGAATTGACACCCTTTTCAATGCGGAAGTCAGAAAAGTCTCCTATCAAGACGGGTTTAAGCTGACCACCGAGACGCCAAAAGGACTGTTGGACATAAAAGGGTCTCACTTGCTGGTGGCCACAGGAAGAATCCCCTCCTCTGCCCATTTAGGCTTGGAGAACACCCGGGTGAAATTGACCGATAAAGGATTCATCCAAACAGATGACTTTCTCCAAACAAGCGAAAAGCACATCTATGCTTTAGGGGATGTCGCCGGAAGTGCGCCCTTCACCCATATCGCCTACCATGATGCACACATTGCCTTTCAGCACGCTTTTAAAGAGAATGCGGTTTCGAAACACGAGAGGCTTGTGCCGTATTGTGTATTTATCGACCCACAGCTGGGCAGAATTGGCCTTAATGAGCAGGAAGCCCAAGCCAAGGGCATCCCTTATAAAACTGGTAAATTCCTAATGAAACATGCTGGCAGGACACTAGAGGTGGATGAGACACGCGGCTTTTTCAAGGTCCAGGTAGACCCCGAGTCAAAGAAAATCCTTGGAGCCACCATCCTGAGCCTCGATGGAGGAGAAATCTTGGCCACCCTACAGATGGCCATGGTAGGAGGAGTCACCTATGATACGATTGCCACTTTGCCCATTGCACATCCAACGTTGGCGGAAAGCCTGAACAATTTGATGGGGCAAATTGAATAA
- a CDS encoding DUF4252 domain-containing protein produces MKRILIILVFMGVGSMAFAQSKSVDALYKKYEDNEEFFHLDMAGSFFDFADGLDFDFGEDGMATIAKSVDRMKFFKLPVGRNLSKSDFMDLQKGLRKERYDLMMEMSEKDSQVIIYSKGNDILSDLVLMIGGDDDDDFMVIELKGEFESQALAEAMP; encoded by the coding sequence ATGAAACGGATTTTGATCATATTGGTATTCATGGGGGTTGGCAGCATGGCCTTTGCCCAGAGTAAAAGTGTAGATGCTCTCTATAAAAAGTACGAGGACAATGAGGAGTTTTTTCATTTGGATATGGCGGGGAGCTTTTTTGATTTTGCCGATGGGCTTGACTTTGATTTTGGCGAAGATGGAATGGCCACCATTGCCAAATCAGTGGACAGGATGAAGTTCTTTAAACTTCCTGTGGGAAGAAATCTCTCGAAGTCCGATTTTATGGACCTTCAAAAAGGTCTTCGTAAGGAAAGATACGATCTGATGATGGAAATGTCCGAGAAAGACAGCCAAGTAATCATTTATAGCAAAGGGAACGATATTTTGAGTGATCTGGTGCTGATGATCGGGGGAGATGACGATGATGATTTTATGGTCATTGAGCTGAAAGGTGAGTTTGAGAGCCAAGCACTGGCAGAGGCGATGCCCTAA
- a CDS encoding DUF4252 domain-containing protein: MKKWISLIVLMMMASVAQAQDDAIVKFFSKYMEQDDFSRVYISPKMMQMAGGFLKSSAQEGDDEDAKEMGELISKVKGIRILSGEKVDGKALYKEAMGTLTRNKYEDLMDVQDKESSLKFMVREEGGKVVELLMISGSNSEFTLLSMLGNFTYQDLNMLAEKTDLPGMNEYGSGKKKNK, encoded by the coding sequence ATGAAAAAGTGGATCAGTTTAATCGTGTTGATGATGATGGCTTCTGTGGCGCAGGCGCAGGATGATGCTATCGTGAAATTTTTCTCCAAGTACATGGAGCAGGATGATTTTTCCAGGGTGTATATCAGCCCAAAGATGATGCAGATGGCAGGTGGTTTTCTGAAATCCTCTGCCCAAGAGGGAGATGACGAGGACGCCAAGGAAATGGGAGAGTTGATTTCAAAGGTGAAAGGAATCCGGATCCTTAGCGGGGAAAAGGTGGACGGTAAAGCGCTCTATAAAGAGGCGATGGGTACCCTGACACGTAATAAGTACGAGGACCTTATGGATGTCCAAGACAAGGAAAGCAGCTTGAAATTTATGGTCAGAGAAGAAGGCGGTAAGGTGGTGGAGCTGCTGATGATTTCAGGCTCTAATAGCGAATTCACTTTGCTGAGCATGCTGGGGAATTTCACCTATCAGGATTTGAATATGTTGGCAGAGAAAACCGATTTGCCAGGGATGAACGAGTACGGTTCAGGAAAGAAAAAAAATAAATAG
- a CDS encoding RNA polymerase sigma factor yields MKTFFEAYIWSLRSKLYRMAYLWLKSRDEAEDAVQEALEKAWHQREVLQKMENPTGWMVKVVKNQSLQKLRERQKWVVIEAEDEIPEVPVAETEEVSPAVKLVFRFLRELPEKQQEVFQLREVEGLTYEEIAEYMDISMDQVKVNMFRARKKLQSFLTNQRK; encoded by the coding sequence ATGAAGACATTTTTTGAAGCATATATCTGGTCCTTGCGAAGCAAACTTTACCGCATGGCTTATCTCTGGCTCAAAAGCAGGGATGAAGCCGAAGATGCGGTGCAGGAGGCGCTGGAAAAGGCTTGGCACCAACGAGAAGTGCTTCAAAAAATGGAAAATCCAACTGGATGGATGGTCAAGGTGGTCAAAAACCAAAGCTTACAGAAGCTAAGGGAAAGACAAAAGTGGGTGGTGATAGAAGCTGAGGATGAAATTCCTGAGGTTCCTGTAGCCGAAACGGAGGAAGTTTCCCCGGCGGTGAAGCTGGTCTTTAGGTTTCTAAGAGAGCTTCCTGAAAAGCAACAGGAGGTTTTCCAGCTCAGGGAAGTGGAGGGGTTGACTTACGAAGAGATCGCAGAGTATATGGACATTTCCATGGATCAAGTGAAAGTCAATATGTTCAGGGCGAGGAAAAAGCTGCAGTCGTTTTTAACAAATCAGCGGAAATGA
- a CDS encoding 4Fe-4S dicluster domain-containing protein, with protein sequence MSILPQVIFFVIFAVAGYILYRRISFLKRNIMLGKKEERNDQPAERWKTMLLVAFGQQKMFKRWLPAFLHFLVYAGFIIINLEVAEFIIDGFTGHHRIFAPFLGGFYTFAMNAFEFLAVGVLVACVVFLIRRNITKVPRLSMKELKGWPAMDANLILIIEICLMMAILKMNAADQILASRGVEHYTQLGTLFFSSLLTPILEGFSTPFLVFTERAAWWFHIVGILGFAIYVTYSKHLHIFLAFPNTWYSKLQPKGEMANMPEVTNEVNMMLGIPTEGSNEPPAEIGRFGAKDINDLSWINVMNAYSCTECGRCTAECPANLTGKKLSPRKIMMDVRDRAEEVGKSLDKGGKGLDDGKTLLGDYTTAEEINACTSCNACVEACPVNIDPLSIILQMRRYVAMEESGSPAQWNAMFQNMETSFSPWKFAPTDRFNWAEAVKDEEIK encoded by the coding sequence ATGAGTATTTTACCCCAGGTAATTTTTTTCGTGATTTTTGCCGTGGCAGGATATATACTTTACAGAAGGATTTCCTTTCTGAAGCGAAATATCATGCTGGGCAAAAAGGAAGAAAGGAATGATCAGCCTGCAGAAAGATGGAAGACCATGCTGTTGGTCGCCTTTGGCCAACAAAAGATGTTTAAGCGCTGGCTGCCCGCATTTCTCCATTTTCTGGTGTACGCGGGCTTTATCATTATCAATTTAGAAGTTGCGGAATTCATCATTGACGGATTTACGGGCCATCACCGTATCTTTGCACCATTTCTGGGCGGCTTCTATACCTTCGCCATGAATGCATTTGAATTTCTAGCAGTCGGTGTGTTGGTAGCTTGTGTGGTCTTTTTGATCAGAAGGAACATCACCAAAGTGCCGCGCCTCTCCATGAAGGAACTCAAGGGATGGCCCGCCATGGATGCCAACTTGATTTTGATCATCGAAATCTGTCTTATGATGGCCATTCTCAAGATGAATGCGGCAGACCAGATCCTGGCTTCCAGAGGCGTGGAACATTACACTCAGCTGGGAACACTTTTCTTCAGCAGTTTATTAACACCGATATTAGAAGGCTTCAGCACCCCGTTTCTAGTGTTTACTGAACGGGCGGCTTGGTGGTTCCATATTGTGGGCATCCTTGGTTTTGCCATTTATGTCACGTACTCCAAGCACCTCCATATTTTCTTGGCTTTCCCCAATACCTGGTACTCCAAGCTCCAGCCCAAGGGCGAAATGGCCAATATGCCTGAAGTTACCAATGAAGTCAACATGATGCTGGGCATCCCCACGGAAGGCAGCAATGAACCGCCTGCCGAAATTGGCCGCTTTGGAGCCAAGGACATCAATGACCTCAGCTGGATCAACGTCATGAATGCGTACTCCTGCACGGAATGTGGGCGTTGTACTGCCGAATGTCCGGCAAATCTCACGGGCAAGAAACTTTCCCCAAGGAAAATCATGATGGACGTCAGGGACAGGGCCGAAGAAGTTGGGAAAAGTCTGGACAAAGGCGGCAAAGGGCTGGATGACGGCAAAACCTTACTGGGCGACTATACGACCGCCGAAGAAATCAATGCCTGCACCAGCTGCAATGCTTGTGTGGAAGCCTGTCCGGTAAACATCGATCCACTCTCCATCATCCTGCAGATGCGGCGCTACGTGGCCATGGAGGAAAGCGGCTCCCCTGCCCAATGGAATGCCATGTTCCAAAACATGGAAACCAGCTTCTCCCCTTGGAAATTTGCGCCCACGGACCGTTTCAACTGGGCGGAAGCTGTAAAGGACGAAGAAATAAAATAA
- a CDS encoding (Fe-S)-binding protein, whose protein sequence is MSNYKVPTMAEMAASGESPEILFWVGCAGSFDDRYKAVTQAFVKILNKVGVSFAVLGPEETCTGDPARRAGNEFLFQMQAVANIQVMNGYNVKKVVTACPHCFNTIKNEYPALGGEYEVIHHSQFLQSLINDGKIVMKGGGEFKGKKITFHDSCYLGRANNVYEAPREIIKALDVELVEMKRCRTKGLCCGAGGAQMFKEPEPGNKDINVERTEEALGTGASAIAVGCPFCLTMMADGVKNKEKESDVKVVDLAELIAKDQGLD, encoded by the coding sequence ATGTCAAATTACAAAGTGCCTACCATGGCAGAAATGGCCGCCTCAGGCGAATCTCCTGAAATCCTCTTTTGGGTAGGTTGTGCAGGGTCATTTGATGATCGCTATAAAGCCGTCACTCAGGCTTTCGTAAAGATCCTCAATAAAGTCGGGGTCAGTTTTGCCGTGTTGGGCCCAGAAGAGACCTGCACAGGAGATCCTGCAAGAAGGGCCGGAAATGAGTTCCTTTTCCAGATGCAAGCTGTCGCAAACATCCAAGTGATGAACGGCTACAACGTCAAAAAGGTCGTCACCGCCTGTCCGCATTGTTTTAATACCATCAAGAACGAATATCCTGCGCTAGGGGGAGAATACGAAGTCATCCACCACAGCCAATTCCTCCAATCCCTGATAAACGATGGAAAAATCGTTATGAAAGGGGGGGGAGAATTTAAAGGCAAAAAAATCACTTTCCATGATTCCTGCTATCTCGGCAGGGCAAACAATGTCTATGAAGCCCCTCGGGAGATCATCAAGGCATTGGACGTGGAACTGGTAGAAATGAAACGGTGCCGCACCAAAGGGCTGTGCTGCGGTGCAGGAGGTGCCCAAATGTTTAAGGAACCCGAACCTGGCAATAAAGACATCAATGTCGAACGAACCGAAGAAGCACTCGGTACTGGTGCATCTGCCATTGCCGTAGGCTGTCCATTCTGCTTAACCATGATGGCGGATGGTGTCAAAAATAAGGAAAAAGAAAGTGACGTAAAGGTCGTTGATCTGGCAGAACTCATCGCCAAGGACCAAGGGCTGGACTAG
- a CDS encoding OmpA family protein: MMKNCFLSVLFIFLFLVGCTSLQQKGEKQFAAGEYQMAIGTFSKVLADNPDDSDANYYVAESYRLSNRIEAALPYYDKLLEEEGSFENYMKKAKSLRDQGEYEAAAAAYAQAKEHTSSDSLLALAEWGEENMAQIQSITDYWPYHELQNYELLNTSGIDYAPVVSENFLYFTSSRRASGVYPATGQGYTKLFRTRANGVKVDVQNVQALPEFRNEENLNQGAIAISPDGNTIIYARGNSLSKKDLPEVNLFISYFRGAGFTDPIWMPVNEDQTYWNSTPAFSLDGETLYFASNRPGGYGGIDLYKATKMANGDFGDPQNLGSAINTPGNEMFPRPMGEQLYFASDGHPGFGKLDLFVAEAKDGQTTVTNLGKNINSVSDDFGIFFTNFPKEGFLSSNREGGVGDDDIYYFQDNTPKPKVVNVFLNVKTLQNTVEGESVLPNARVALYDSTKQTVGGDFSNEQGRLRFQLEPNADFTLIASKNGYFTKSVPYSTIGKTPAQEDLIQDVTNITLDTTIVLDQLELEKAIVLENIYYDLDKADIRPDAAVELDKLVKILQDNPEIRIELSSHTDSRASDEYNRDLSQRRAQSAVDYIISQGIAKDRLVAKGYGEDQPVIENAQTEEEHQRNRRTEFKVIEIEE; the protein is encoded by the coding sequence ATGATGAAAAATTGTTTTCTGAGTGTTCTTTTTATTTTCCTTTTTTTGGTAGGATGTACCAGTCTCCAGCAAAAAGGAGAGAAACAGTTTGCGGCTGGCGAATACCAAATGGCCATTGGCACTTTTTCCAAGGTACTCGCTGACAATCCCGACGATAGTGATGCAAACTATTACGTCGCCGAGAGTTACCGGCTGTCCAACCGCATCGAAGCGGCACTTCCATATTATGATAAGTTGCTGGAAGAGGAAGGGTCTTTTGAAAATTACATGAAAAAAGCCAAAAGCCTTCGCGACCAAGGGGAATATGAAGCGGCAGCGGCAGCTTACGCCCAAGCCAAAGAACATACTTCCAGTGATTCCCTACTGGCTTTGGCCGAGTGGGGCGAAGAAAACATGGCCCAGATCCAGTCCATCACGGATTATTGGCCTTATCATGAACTTCAGAATTATGAATTGCTCAACACCTCTGGCATTGACTATGCACCGGTGGTGAGTGAGAATTTCCTGTATTTCACCAGTTCCAGGCGTGCCAGCGGAGTGTATCCGGCCACTGGGCAAGGCTACACCAAGCTCTTTCGGACCCGAGCCAATGGGGTAAAAGTAGACGTACAAAATGTACAGGCATTGCCAGAGTTCAGGAATGAAGAAAACCTGAACCAAGGGGCCATTGCCATCAGCCCGGACGGCAATACCATCATTTATGCCCGTGGAAACAGCCTGAGTAAAAAAGACCTTCCAGAGGTCAACCTATTCATCAGCTATTTCAGGGGAGCCGGCTTTACAGATCCTATCTGGATGCCCGTAAATGAAGATCAAACGTATTGGAACTCCACCCCTGCCTTCAGCTTGGATGGGGAGACGCTGTATTTTGCGTCAAACAGACCCGGAGGCTACGGCGGTATTGACTTGTACAAAGCCACCAAAATGGCCAATGGAGATTTTGGTGATCCTCAAAACTTGGGCTCCGCCATCAACACTCCGGGCAACGAAATGTTCCCACGTCCGATGGGAGAGCAGTTATATTTCGCATCTGACGGTCATCCGGGTTTTGGCAAACTGGACCTTTTTGTTGCAGAAGCCAAAGATGGCCAAACTACCGTTACCAACCTTGGCAAAAACATCAACTCTGTCAGTGATGATTTTGGTATTTTCTTCACCAACTTCCCGAAAGAAGGATTTCTCAGCTCCAATCGAGAGGGCGGAGTCGGTGATGACGATATTTACTATTTTCAGGACAACACCCCCAAACCAAAAGTGGTCAACGTTTTCCTGAACGTAAAAACCTTGCAGAACACTGTTGAAGGCGAATCGGTACTTCCCAATGCCAGGGTGGCCCTCTACGACAGCACCAAGCAAACAGTGGGCGGGGACTTCTCCAATGAACAAGGTCGCCTAAGGTTCCAGCTGGAACCCAATGCTGATTTCACCTTGATCGCCTCCAAAAACGGCTATTTCACCAAAAGCGTGCCCTACAGCACCATCGGTAAAACCCCGGCACAAGAAGACCTCATCCAAGATGTTACCAATATCACCTTGGACACGACCATCGTCCTGGATCAACTGGAACTGGAGAAAGCCATCGTCCTCGAAAACATCTATTATGACCTGGACAAGGCCGACATCCGTCCGGATGCTGCTGTAGAACTGGATAAACTGGTCAAAATCCTTCAAGACAACCCTGAAATCCGGATTGAGTTAAGTTCACATACCGATAGCCGGGCAAGTGATGAATACAATAGGGACTTGTCGCAGCGCAGGGCCCAATCTGCTGTAGATTATATCATTTCACAAGGTATCGCCAAAGACAGGTTGGTGGCCAAAGGTTATGGTGAAGACCAGCCGGTGATCGAAAATGCGCAGACCGAAGAAGAACACCAGCGCAACCGACGTACCGAATTTAAAGTCATCGAGATCGAAGAATAA